Proteins found in one Mustela lutreola isolate mMusLut2 chromosome 10, mMusLut2.pri, whole genome shotgun sequence genomic segment:
- the LOC131810348 gene encoding tyrosine-protein phosphatase non-receptor type 11-like isoform X3 translates to MFLLICVPGTPWPHSFPTALRASRWPLPVAGCGFTLTSVELRQRSCSCPRGQHGSFLVRPSKSCWGSFMLSVRHHNEVAHINVQNTGDYYDLYGGEKFATLAELVHHYTGQRGGLLREHSGAPVELQQPLGYQNPVSERWYHGHLSGKEAEQLLMEKGRLGTFLVQESRSHPGDFMLSVLTPRPEKADLQPRVTHTMIHFQPDGKYDVGGGVQFDSLTDLVEHCRKNPMVKKSGTVVQLKQPLKATRINAASIESRVQELSGPTDASGKAKQGFWEEFEMLQQQGCRLLYPQKEGQRLENLPKNRYKNILPFDTTRVTLRDVDDTVPGADYINANYVRSDPEKTAHGPGKVYIATQGCLQSTVAAFWAMVHQENTRVIVMATREVERGRNKCFWYWPELQGSQEYGRVRISNLAEYQAQDYCVRELQVWRPDQEEPRRTVKHYQYFSWPDHGVPAEPSGVLGFLDEVNRAQSSMPGAGPVVVHCSAGIGRTGTIIVIDILVDLIRRRAEPPRPPAPRA, encoded by the exons aTGTTTCTGCTCATCTGTGTCCCTGGGACCCCGtggccccactccttccccacagCCCTCAGAGCCAGCCGGTGGCCATTGCCCGTGGCAGGCT GTGGTTTCACCCTAACATCAGTGGAGTTGAGGCAGAGAAGCTGCTCCTGTCCAAGGGGCCAGCACGGGAGCTTCCTGGTGAGACCCAGCAAGAGCTGCTGGGGGAGCTTCATGCTGTCCGTCAG GCACCACAATGAGGTGGCCCACATCAATGTCCAGAACACGGGCGACTACTACGATCTCTACGGAGGGGAGAAGTTCGCCACGCTGGCCGAGCTGGTGCACCACTACACAGGCCAGCGTGGGGGGCTGCTCCGTGAGCACAGCGGGGCCCCCGTAGAGCTCCAGCAGCCACTGGGCTACCAGAACCCTGTCTCTGAGCG GTGGTACCATGGACACCTGTCTGGCAAGGAGGCTGAGCAGCTGCTGATGGAAAAAGGACGTCTGGGCACCTTCCTGGTGCAGGAAAGTCGGAGCCATCCTGGGGACTTCATGCTCTCTGTGCTCACACCGAGGCCTGAGAAGGCCGACCTCCAGCCGCGGGTCACACACACCATGATCCACTTCCAG CCAGACGGGAAGTATGACGTGGGAGGTGGGGTCCAGTTCGACTCCCTCACTGACCTGGTGGAGCACTGCAGGAAGAACCCGATGGTGAAGAAGTCGGGCACGGTGGTGCAGCTCAAGCAG CCCCTCAAAGCCACGAGGATCAACGCCGCAAGCATCGAGAGCCGAGTGCAAGAGCTCAGCGGACCCACTGATGCCAGCGGGAAGGCCAAGCAGGGCTTCTGGGAAGAATTTGAG ATGCTGCAGCAGCAGGGATGTCGGCTCCTGTACccccagaaggaggggcagaggctggaGAACTTGCCCAAGAATCGCTACAAGAACATCCTTCCCT TTGATACCACCCGCGTCACTCTGCGTGATGTGGACGACACTGTGCCCGGAGCCGACTACATCAACGCCAACTACGTCAGG AGCGATCCGGAGAAGACAGCTCACGGACCGGGCAAGGTGTACATCGCCACCCAGGGCTGTCTGCAAAGCACAGTGGCTGCCTTCTGGGCAATGGTGCACCAGGAGAACACGCGGGTCATTGTCATGGCCACGAGGGAGGTGGAGCGAGGCAGG AACAAATGCTTCTGGTACTGGCCCGAGCTGCAGGGCAGCCAAGAATATGGCCGTGTGCGTATTTCCAACTTGGCAGAGTACCAAGCCCAGGACTACTGCGTGCGGGAACTGCAGGTGTGGCGGCCAGATCAG GAAGAGCCGCGGCGCACAGTGAAGCACTACCAGTACTTCAGCTGGCCAGACCACGGGGTCCCCGCCGAGCCCTCGGGCGTCCTCGGCTTCCTGGATGAGGTGAACAGGGCCCAGAGCAGCATGCCGGGGGCTGGACCCGTGGTGGTGCACTGCAG CGCCGGCATCGGACGCACGGGCACCATCATCGTGATTGACATCTTGGTGGACCTCATCCGCAGGCGGGCTGAGCCGCCCCGGCCCCCCGCTCCTCGCGCCTAG
- the RNF223 gene encoding RING finger protein 223 yields the protein MSSGQQVWHTAVPAPGRTSPMAPVPRSPSTPGSEKAASPLECSICFSGYDNIFKTPKELSCTHVFCLECLARLAAAQPTGRPGGEAVPCPFCRQPTAMPAAGAPALRTSRQLQARMAAHLRREEPVWLEGTKLCCRPPPATPGLPAPGFVCVDVSLSKPAEPTAPPPAPRPARPRGRLARCWVRCRDWRRVALVTALLLVLFCVVLWPVQCALKTGNLRCLPRPPATAATAAFSPGPLADN from the coding sequence ATGTCGTCGGGCCAGCAAGTGTGGCATACGGCCGTGCCAGCCCCTGGTCGCACCAGCCCCATGGCCCCTGTGCCCAGGTCCCCCAGCACCCCTGGCTCGGAGAAGGCGGCCTCCCCACTGGAGTGCTCCATCTGCTTCTCGGGCTATGACAACATCTTCAAGACGCCCAAGGAGCTCTCCTGCACACACGTCTTCTGCCTGGAGTGCCTGGCACGGCTGGCGGCCGCCCAGCCCACAGGCCGGCCCGGCGGTGAGGCTGTGCCCTGCCCCTTCTGCCGGCAGCCCACGGCGATGCCGGCTGCCGGGGCCCCCGCGCTGCGCACCAGCCGCCAGCTGCAGGCCAGGATGGCGGCACACCTGCGGCGGGAGGAGCCCGTGTGGCTGGAGGGCACTAAGCTCTgctgccgcccgccgcccgccacCCCTGGCCTCCCGGCGCCTGGCTTCGTGTGCGTGGATGTGAGCCTGAGcaagcccgcagaacccactgcgcccccgcccgccccgcgccctGCCCGCCCCCGGGGCCGCCTGGCCCGCTGCTGGGTGCGCTGCAGGGACTGGAGGCGGGTGGCACTGGTCACTGCCCTGCTGCTGGTGCTCTTCTGTGTGGTGCTCTGGCCCGTGCAGTGCGCGCTCAAGACCGGCAATTTGCGCTGCCTCCCCCGGCCGCCTGCCACCGCTGCCACCGCCGCCTTCTCTCCTGGACCCCTGGCCGACAACTAG
- the LOC131810348 gene encoding tyrosine-protein phosphatase non-receptor type 11-like isoform X2: MFLLICVPGTPWPHSFPTALRASRWPLPVAGCGFTLTSVELRQRSCSCPRGQHGSFLVRPSKSCWGSFMLSVRHHNEVAHINVQNTGDYYDLYGGEKFATLAELVHHYTGQRGGLLREHSGAPVELQQPLGYQNPVSERWYHGHLSGKEAEQLLMEKGRLGTFLVQESRSHPGDFMLSVLTPRPEKADLQPRVTHTMIHFQVGHGSRDRGVAGGGGGQWPGPSLRSPQPDGKYDVGGGVQFDSLTDLVEHCRKNPMVKKSGTVVQLKQPLKATRINAASIESRVQELSGPTDASGKAKQGFWEEFEMLQQQGCRLLYPQKEGQRLENLPKNRYKNILPFDTTRVTLRDVDDTVPGADYINANYVRSDPEKTAHGPGKVYIATQGCLQSTVAAFWAMVHQENTRVIVMATREVERGRNKCFWYWPELQGSQEYGRVRISNLAEYQAQDYCVRELQVWRPDQEEPRRTVKHYQYFSWPDHGVPAEPSGVLGFLDEVNRAQSSMPGAGPVVVHCSAGIGRTGTIIVIDILVDLIRRRAEPPRPPAPRA, encoded by the exons aTGTTTCTGCTCATCTGTGTCCCTGGGACCCCGtggccccactccttccccacagCCCTCAGAGCCAGCCGGTGGCCATTGCCCGTGGCAGGCT GTGGTTTCACCCTAACATCAGTGGAGTTGAGGCAGAGAAGCTGCTCCTGTCCAAGGGGCCAGCACGGGAGCTTCCTGGTGAGACCCAGCAAGAGCTGCTGGGGGAGCTTCATGCTGTCCGTCAG GCACCACAATGAGGTGGCCCACATCAATGTCCAGAACACGGGCGACTACTACGATCTCTACGGAGGGGAGAAGTTCGCCACGCTGGCCGAGCTGGTGCACCACTACACAGGCCAGCGTGGGGGGCTGCTCCGTGAGCACAGCGGGGCCCCCGTAGAGCTCCAGCAGCCACTGGGCTACCAGAACCCTGTCTCTGAGCG GTGGTACCATGGACACCTGTCTGGCAAGGAGGCTGAGCAGCTGCTGATGGAAAAAGGACGTCTGGGCACCTTCCTGGTGCAGGAAAGTCGGAGCCATCCTGGGGACTTCATGCTCTCTGTGCTCACACCGAGGCCTGAGAAGGCCGACCTCCAGCCGCGGGTCACACACACCATGATCCACTTCCAGGTGGGGCATGGCAGCAGGGACAGGggtgtggctgggggagggggtgggcagtggCCGGGCCCCTCACTGCGGTCCCCACAGCCAGACGGGAAGTATGACGTGGGAGGTGGGGTCCAGTTCGACTCCCTCACTGACCTGGTGGAGCACTGCAGGAAGAACCCGATGGTGAAGAAGTCGGGCACGGTGGTGCAGCTCAAGCAG CCCCTCAAAGCCACGAGGATCAACGCCGCAAGCATCGAGAGCCGAGTGCAAGAGCTCAGCGGACCCACTGATGCCAGCGGGAAGGCCAAGCAGGGCTTCTGGGAAGAATTTGAG ATGCTGCAGCAGCAGGGATGTCGGCTCCTGTACccccagaaggaggggcagaggctggaGAACTTGCCCAAGAATCGCTACAAGAACATCCTTCCCT TTGATACCACCCGCGTCACTCTGCGTGATGTGGACGACACTGTGCCCGGAGCCGACTACATCAACGCCAACTACGTCAGG AGCGATCCGGAGAAGACAGCTCACGGACCGGGCAAGGTGTACATCGCCACCCAGGGCTGTCTGCAAAGCACAGTGGCTGCCTTCTGGGCAATGGTGCACCAGGAGAACACGCGGGTCATTGTCATGGCCACGAGGGAGGTGGAGCGAGGCAGG AACAAATGCTTCTGGTACTGGCCCGAGCTGCAGGGCAGCCAAGAATATGGCCGTGTGCGTATTTCCAACTTGGCAGAGTACCAAGCCCAGGACTACTGCGTGCGGGAACTGCAGGTGTGGCGGCCAGATCAG GAAGAGCCGCGGCGCACAGTGAAGCACTACCAGTACTTCAGCTGGCCAGACCACGGGGTCCCCGCCGAGCCCTCGGGCGTCCTCGGCTTCCTGGATGAGGTGAACAGGGCCCAGAGCAGCATGCCGGGGGCTGGACCCGTGGTGGTGCACTGCAG CGCCGGCATCGGACGCACGGGCACCATCATCGTGATTGACATCTTGGTGGACCTCATCCGCAGGCGGGCTGAGCCGCCCCGGCCCCCCGCTCCTCGCGCCTAG
- the LOC131810348 gene encoding tyrosine-protein phosphatase non-receptor type 11-like isoform X4 — MFLLICVPGTPWPHSFPTALRASRWPLPVAGCGFTLTSVELRQRSCSCPRGQHGSFLVRPSKSCWGSFMLSVRHHNEVAHINVQNTGDYYDLYGGEKFATLAELVHHYTGQRGGLLREHSGAPVELQQPLGYQNPVSERWYHGHLSGKEAEQLLMEKGRLGTFLVQESRSHPGDFMLSVLTPRPEKADLQPRVTHTMIHFQVGHGSRDRGVAGGGGGQWPGPSLRSPQPDGKYDVGGGVQFDSLTDLVEHCRKNPMVKKSGTVVQLKQPLKATRINAASIESRVQELSGPTDASGKAKQGFWEEFEMLQQQGCRLLYPQKEGQRLENLPKNRYKNILPFDTTRVTLRDVDDTVPGADYINANYVRVGVREASCAHGLSDPEKTAHGPGKVYIATQGCLQSTVAAFWAMVHQENTRVIVMATREVERGRSTKPRTTACGNCRCGGQIRKSRGAQ; from the exons aTGTTTCTGCTCATCTGTGTCCCTGGGACCCCGtggccccactccttccccacagCCCTCAGAGCCAGCCGGTGGCCATTGCCCGTGGCAGGCT GTGGTTTCACCCTAACATCAGTGGAGTTGAGGCAGAGAAGCTGCTCCTGTCCAAGGGGCCAGCACGGGAGCTTCCTGGTGAGACCCAGCAAGAGCTGCTGGGGGAGCTTCATGCTGTCCGTCAG GCACCACAATGAGGTGGCCCACATCAATGTCCAGAACACGGGCGACTACTACGATCTCTACGGAGGGGAGAAGTTCGCCACGCTGGCCGAGCTGGTGCACCACTACACAGGCCAGCGTGGGGGGCTGCTCCGTGAGCACAGCGGGGCCCCCGTAGAGCTCCAGCAGCCACTGGGCTACCAGAACCCTGTCTCTGAGCG GTGGTACCATGGACACCTGTCTGGCAAGGAGGCTGAGCAGCTGCTGATGGAAAAAGGACGTCTGGGCACCTTCCTGGTGCAGGAAAGTCGGAGCCATCCTGGGGACTTCATGCTCTCTGTGCTCACACCGAGGCCTGAGAAGGCCGACCTCCAGCCGCGGGTCACACACACCATGATCCACTTCCAGGTGGGGCATGGCAGCAGGGACAGGggtgtggctgggggagggggtgggcagtggCCGGGCCCCTCACTGCGGTCCCCACAGCCAGACGGGAAGTATGACGTGGGAGGTGGGGTCCAGTTCGACTCCCTCACTGACCTGGTGGAGCACTGCAGGAAGAACCCGATGGTGAAGAAGTCGGGCACGGTGGTGCAGCTCAAGCAG CCCCTCAAAGCCACGAGGATCAACGCCGCAAGCATCGAGAGCCGAGTGCAAGAGCTCAGCGGACCCACTGATGCCAGCGGGAAGGCCAAGCAGGGCTTCTGGGAAGAATTTGAG ATGCTGCAGCAGCAGGGATGTCGGCTCCTGTACccccagaaggaggggcagaggctggaGAACTTGCCCAAGAATCGCTACAAGAACATCCTTCCCT TTGATACCACCCGCGTCACTCTGCGTGATGTGGACGACACTGTGCCCGGAGCCGACTACATCAACGCCAACTACGTCAGGGTGGGTGTGCGAGAGGCCAGCTGCGCGCATGGCCTG AGCGATCCGGAGAAGACAGCTCACGGACCGGGCAAGGTGTACATCGCCACCCAGGGCTGTCTGCAAAGCACAGTGGCTGCCTTCTGGGCAATGGTGCACCAGGAGAACACGCGGGTCATTGTCATGGCCACGAGGGAGGTGGAGCGAGGCAGG AGTACCAAGCCCAGGACTACTGCGTGCGGGAACTGCAGGTGTGGCGGCCAGATCAG GAAGAGCCGCGGCGCACAGTGA
- the LOC131810348 gene encoding tyrosine-protein phosphatase non-receptor type 11-like isoform X1: MFLLICVPGTPWPHSFPTALRASRWPLPVAGCGFTLTSVELRQRSCSCPRGQHGSFLVRPSKSCWGSFMLSVRHHNEVAHINVQNTGDYYDLYGGEKFATLAELVHHYTGQRGGLLREHSGAPVELQQPLGYQNPVSERWYHGHLSGKEAEQLLMEKGRLGTFLVQESRSHPGDFMLSVLTPRPEKADLQPRVTHTMIHFQVGHGSRDRGVAGGGGGQWPGPSLRSPQPDGKYDVGGGVQFDSLTDLVEHCRKNPMVKKSGTVVQLKQPLKATRINAASIESRVQELSGPTDASGKAKQGFWEEFEMLQQQGCRLLYPQKEGQRLENLPKNRYKNILPFDTTRVTLRDVDDTVPGADYINANYVRVGVREASCAHGLSDPEKTAHGPGKVYIATQGCLQSTVAAFWAMVHQENTRVIVMATREVERGRNKCFWYWPELQGSQEYGRVRISNLAEYQAQDYCVRELQVWRPDQEEPRRTVKHYQYFSWPDHGVPAEPSGVLGFLDEVNRAQSSMPGAGPVVVHCSAGIGRTGTIIVIDILVDLIRRRAEPPRPPAPRA, translated from the exons aTGTTTCTGCTCATCTGTGTCCCTGGGACCCCGtggccccactccttccccacagCCCTCAGAGCCAGCCGGTGGCCATTGCCCGTGGCAGGCT GTGGTTTCACCCTAACATCAGTGGAGTTGAGGCAGAGAAGCTGCTCCTGTCCAAGGGGCCAGCACGGGAGCTTCCTGGTGAGACCCAGCAAGAGCTGCTGGGGGAGCTTCATGCTGTCCGTCAG GCACCACAATGAGGTGGCCCACATCAATGTCCAGAACACGGGCGACTACTACGATCTCTACGGAGGGGAGAAGTTCGCCACGCTGGCCGAGCTGGTGCACCACTACACAGGCCAGCGTGGGGGGCTGCTCCGTGAGCACAGCGGGGCCCCCGTAGAGCTCCAGCAGCCACTGGGCTACCAGAACCCTGTCTCTGAGCG GTGGTACCATGGACACCTGTCTGGCAAGGAGGCTGAGCAGCTGCTGATGGAAAAAGGACGTCTGGGCACCTTCCTGGTGCAGGAAAGTCGGAGCCATCCTGGGGACTTCATGCTCTCTGTGCTCACACCGAGGCCTGAGAAGGCCGACCTCCAGCCGCGGGTCACACACACCATGATCCACTTCCAGGTGGGGCATGGCAGCAGGGACAGGggtgtggctgggggagggggtgggcagtggCCGGGCCCCTCACTGCGGTCCCCACAGCCAGACGGGAAGTATGACGTGGGAGGTGGGGTCCAGTTCGACTCCCTCACTGACCTGGTGGAGCACTGCAGGAAGAACCCGATGGTGAAGAAGTCGGGCACGGTGGTGCAGCTCAAGCAG CCCCTCAAAGCCACGAGGATCAACGCCGCAAGCATCGAGAGCCGAGTGCAAGAGCTCAGCGGACCCACTGATGCCAGCGGGAAGGCCAAGCAGGGCTTCTGGGAAGAATTTGAG ATGCTGCAGCAGCAGGGATGTCGGCTCCTGTACccccagaaggaggggcagaggctggaGAACTTGCCCAAGAATCGCTACAAGAACATCCTTCCCT TTGATACCACCCGCGTCACTCTGCGTGATGTGGACGACACTGTGCCCGGAGCCGACTACATCAACGCCAACTACGTCAGGGTGGGTGTGCGAGAGGCCAGCTGCGCGCATGGCCTG AGCGATCCGGAGAAGACAGCTCACGGACCGGGCAAGGTGTACATCGCCACCCAGGGCTGTCTGCAAAGCACAGTGGCTGCCTTCTGGGCAATGGTGCACCAGGAGAACACGCGGGTCATTGTCATGGCCACGAGGGAGGTGGAGCGAGGCAGG AACAAATGCTTCTGGTACTGGCCCGAGCTGCAGGGCAGCCAAGAATATGGCCGTGTGCGTATTTCCAACTTGGCAGAGTACCAAGCCCAGGACTACTGCGTGCGGGAACTGCAGGTGTGGCGGCCAGATCAG GAAGAGCCGCGGCGCACAGTGAAGCACTACCAGTACTTCAGCTGGCCAGACCACGGGGTCCCCGCCGAGCCCTCGGGCGTCCTCGGCTTCCTGGATGAGGTGAACAGGGCCCAGAGCAGCATGCCGGGGGCTGGACCCGTGGTGGTGCACTGCAG CGCCGGCATCGGACGCACGGGCACCATCATCGTGATTGACATCTTGGTGGACCTCATCCGCAGGCGGGCTGAGCCGCCCCGGCCCCCCGCTCCTCGCGCCTAG